The sequence TCAAGAAAACGATAGGCCTCTTTTGCAAGGGCTTTTATTTTTGTGAATTTTTCATCTTCTTGTGGTTTTTCAATCTCAGCATTTTCCATAATCTCAGTCCAATTTTCAGCATTCCTTTTTAGACAGTAAAAATCGACTCAAAAACGTGAGAACATTGACAGCAGGCTCTTTTTTGCAGAAATGACAAGGAGGGGGGAAACGTATGTCATCTACAACCGAAGCAATCACTGGCGGTCGGCTTATGGTCGAATTATTGGAAGAAGCGGGTGTGGAAATCGTCTTTGGATACCCTGGTGGTGCCATCCTCCCATTCTACGACGAACTCTATCATAGTAAAAAAATTAAACATATCCTTGTGCGTCACGAACAAGGTGCCATCCATATGGCAGAAGGATATGCTCGTTCTACAGGCAAGTTAGGTGTTTGTATTGCGACTTCAGGGCCAGGTGCTACTAATTTAATCACAGGGCTTACTGATGCCAAATTAGATTCCATACCCATTCTAGCCATCACAGGCCAAGTTTCCACAGATGCGATTGGAACGGATGCTTTCCAAGAAGCTGATATTTTTGGAATCACGATTCCTATTACCAAATACAATGCTCTCATCAAAAAGGCAGATGATCTTTCTCGTCACTTTGAAGAAGCAATTAAGATTGCAATGGGCGGAAGGCCAGGTCCTGTATTACTTGATTTTCCGAAAGATGTCCAATTGGAAAAAACTTCCGTCAGAAAAGCCTCTTCCTTAAAAATTGCTCCTCATCATTATGAAAGACCAAAAGTCAAAGGGGACCCGCAAGAATTTGCAGAAGCTTTAAACCAAGCCAAACGCCCGTTACTCTATGTGGGTGGTGGTGCGATCAACTCTTTTGCTTCTGCAGAAATCAAAGCTTTGGCTGAAAAAGCAAATGCCCCTGTAACCACAACCCTTATGGGTCTTGGAGCATTCCCTGGAACACATCCACTTTCTGTGGGAATGCTTGGAATGCATGGAACAGCTTATGCCAACAAAGCGGTATTAGAATGTGATTATATTTTGAATTTAGGTGCTCGGTTTGATGACCGCGTGGCCAAATACCAGGACTTTGCCCCAAATGCAGTTCGTGCTCATGTGGACATTGATGCGGCAGAGTTTAATAAACGGATCAATGTAGATTATATTTTACATGGTGATTTAAAAGATGCCATCCGTGAAATCCTTCCTTTTGTCAAAGGGGGAGACAGGACTTCTTGGATCGAAAACATCCAGTCTTTAAAGAAAAACCATCCTCTTGATTTTGATAACAGCGGTGATAGCATCAAACCACAAGACTTCTTACAGCGAGTGTATGCCAAAACTAAGGGTGAAGCCATTGTTTCAACAGATGTAGGCCAACACCAAATGTGGGCAGCCCAGTATTACCTTTTTGATAAACCAAATACTTGGCTTACTTCTGGTGGGCTTGGAACCATGGGATATGGACTTCCTGCTGCCATTGGTGCAAAATTCGGAAACCCGGACAAAACTGTCATTTGTGTGACAGGAGATGGTTCGTTCCAAATGTGTATTCAGGAACTCGCAACTATCGCACAATCAAAGTTAGGTGTAAAAATTTTACTTTTTAATAATAACTTCCTGGGAATGGTGCGCCAGTGGCAGGAACTATTTTACG is a genomic window of Leptospira brenneri containing:
- the ilvB gene encoding biosynthetic-type acetolactate synthase large subunit, whose protein sequence is MSSTTEAITGGRLMVELLEEAGVEIVFGYPGGAILPFYDELYHSKKIKHILVRHEQGAIHMAEGYARSTGKLGVCIATSGPGATNLITGLTDAKLDSIPILAITGQVSTDAIGTDAFQEADIFGITIPITKYNALIKKADDLSRHFEEAIKIAMGGRPGPVLLDFPKDVQLEKTSVRKASSLKIAPHHYERPKVKGDPQEFAEALNQAKRPLLYVGGGAINSFASAEIKALAEKANAPVTTTLMGLGAFPGTHPLSVGMLGMHGTAYANKAVLECDYILNLGARFDDRVAKYQDFAPNAVRAHVDIDAAEFNKRINVDYILHGDLKDAIREILPFVKGGDRTSWIENIQSLKKNHPLDFDNSGDSIKPQDFLQRVYAKTKGEAIVSTDVGQHQMWAAQYYLFDKPNTWLTSGGLGTMGYGLPAAIGAKFGNPDKTVICVTGDGSFQMCIQELATIAQSKLGVKILLFNNNFLGMVRQWQELFYEERFSESQWTYNPNFVKLAEAYGIPGMRIEHKSEIEKGVEFFLKDSGSALIEVMIPAEEKVFPMIPAGKSQQDLIEFKDLGKLKK